From Bdellovibrio bacteriovorus, a single genomic window includes:
- a CDS encoding cation:proton antiporter codes for MQHLPAMISDLALILGTAGLVTLIFKKLNQPIVLGYLVAGFLVGPKTTIFPTIVSNDSIHLWAEIGVIFLLFALGLEFSFKKLFRVGGSSSFTAILEISLMIVFGYVTGRLLDWSPMDSLFLGGILAISSTSIIIRTIEELGFKNLRFVSQVFGILVIEDLVAVLLMVLLTTVALTRDFAGTEMLGAIVKLSFFLSIWFVAGIFMLPSFMKKAQKLLNEETVLVVAVGLCLVMVVFASSVGFSSALGAFIMGSILAETIEGERIHHLVGPIKNLFSAVFFISVGMLIDPIVIRDHWKEVLILSSVVLVGKTFSVTLGSVLAGQTLKSSVQSGMSLAQIGEFSFIIATLGLSLKVVSEKIYPIAVSVSVVTAFTTPYMLRSSGKVYAFLEKVLPAKLIASLDSYSVISFSMSGNKEWKEQVRSYILKVVLNSVVVVAIFLLMARVFLPFLLERQVEEGPAKFISLSATLVLTAPFLWALAFGRTKQFEILLVEQGKGNHNYVFLVSRIMLAVGLLGAMVAQFVPLAWAVGITLWMVVVVGYVLSQKLRDIYEWFENRFLSNLHDDVQKKHARKSNRALAPWDAHITEFTIPPEAPYVGTPFHQLSIREKYGVTIALIERGRKRITAPGRSECLMPHDQVHVIGTDAQLIRFKSFIDAENFDVSHAVGVGEASQYSLEQYVMTEESPYLNKTIRECGLREATNGLVVGVEREGMRILNPDSSETLQKGDVLWIVGDRAKILQLD; via the coding sequence ATGCAACACTTACCAGCTATGATTTCCGACTTAGCCCTGATTCTTGGTACTGCCGGGCTTGTGACTCTGATCTTTAAAAAATTAAATCAGCCCATCGTTCTTGGATACCTTGTTGCGGGCTTTCTGGTAGGTCCTAAAACCACGATATTTCCCACGATCGTCAGTAATGACAGCATTCACTTGTGGGCTGAAATCGGTGTTATCTTTCTTTTATTTGCTTTAGGTTTAGAGTTCAGTTTTAAAAAACTTTTCCGCGTGGGCGGATCTTCTAGCTTCACGGCTATTTTAGAAATCTCACTGATGATTGTCTTTGGTTACGTGACAGGCCGCTTGTTGGACTGGTCACCTATGGACAGTCTTTTCTTAGGTGGGATCCTTGCGATTTCATCAACCTCTATCATTATCCGAACTATTGAAGAGCTGGGATTTAAAAATCTGCGTTTCGTTAGCCAGGTCTTTGGAATCTTAGTGATTGAAGATCTTGTCGCGGTTCTATTGATGGTACTTCTAACGACCGTAGCTTTGACCCGCGATTTTGCCGGCACAGAGATGTTGGGCGCCATCGTGAAGCTGTCTTTTTTCCTGTCGATCTGGTTTGTGGCCGGCATTTTTATGCTTCCGTCGTTTATGAAAAAGGCCCAAAAGCTTTTGAATGAAGAAACGGTTTTGGTGGTCGCGGTCGGCCTGTGTCTGGTGATGGTGGTTTTTGCAAGCTCCGTAGGTTTTTCTTCGGCTCTGGGGGCTTTCATCATGGGGTCCATCCTGGCTGAAACTATTGAAGGCGAGCGCATCCATCATTTAGTCGGCCCCATTAAAAATCTTTTTTCGGCCGTGTTCTTTATTTCAGTCGGGATGTTGATTGATCCGATTGTGATTCGCGACCACTGGAAAGAGGTTTTGATCTTATCTAGTGTTGTTCTTGTTGGTAAGACTTTCAGTGTGACATTGGGATCTGTCCTGGCTGGGCAGACTTTGAAGTCGTCCGTGCAATCGGGAATGAGTCTTGCGCAAATCGGGGAGTTTTCATTTATCATCGCCACTTTGGGGTTAAGCCTGAAGGTCGTTAGTGAAAAGATTTATCCGATTGCTGTGTCTGTTTCGGTGGTGACAGCATTTACCACACCTTACATGTTAAGATCTTCAGGCAAAGTGTATGCTTTCTTAGAGAAGGTTCTTCCTGCGAAATTGATCGCCTCCCTTGATAGCTACAGCGTGATTTCGTTTTCCATGTCGGGAAATAAGGAATGGAAAGAGCAAGTGCGCTCTTACATCCTGAAAGTTGTTCTGAATTCCGTTGTTGTCGTGGCGATCTTCCTTTTAATGGCGCGTGTTTTTCTTCCGTTCCTTCTGGAGAGACAGGTTGAGGAAGGACCGGCTAAATTTATCTCTTTAAGTGCCACACTGGTATTAACAGCACCGTTTCTTTGGGCGTTGGCATTTGGTCGCACCAAGCAGTTTGAGATTCTGTTGGTCGAACAAGGTAAAGGAAATCACAACTACGTGTTCCTGGTTTCACGCATTATGTTGGCCGTGGGTTTATTGGGCGCAATGGTGGCTCAATTCGTTCCATTGGCTTGGGCAGTCGGGATCACGCTTTGGATGGTCGTGGTTGTCGGGTATGTTCTTTCTCAAAAGCTGCGTGATATTTATGAATGGTTTGAAAATCGTTTTCTTTCAAATCTTCACGATGATGTGCAAAAGAAACACGCGCGAAAAAGCAATCGGGCGCTCGCACCTTGGGATGCGCATATTACGGAGTTCACGATTCCACCGGAAGCTCCTTATGTGGGAACGCCTTTTCACCAACTTTCCATTCGTGAAAAGTACGGTGTGACCATTGCTTTGATTGAGCGTGGACGTAAAAGAATCACGGCGCCGGGACGGAGTGAATGTCTTATGCCGCACGATCAAGTTCATGTCATTGGTACAGATGCACAGCTGATCCGCTTTAAGTCCTTTATTGACGCTGAAAATTTCGATGTATCTCATGCCGTTGGTGTAGGAGAAGCTTCCCAATACAGTCTTGAACAGTACGTGATGACCGAAGAGTCGCCGTATCTGAATAAAACCATTCGCGAGTGCGGATTGCGTGAAGCGACCAATGGATTGGTGGTTGGAGTTGAGCGTGAAGGAATGCGCATTCTAAATCCGGACTCCTCAGAGACTTTGCAAAAGGGCGATGTTCTTTGGATCGTCGGTGATCGCGCAAAAATTCTGCAACTTGATTAA
- a CDS encoding aldehyde dehydrogenase family protein produces MLEQIFLHQKQFSLQLRKESIKMRVEYLNKLDAVIRSHIPDITKALSQDFQKPEAETLMTEVYPTLHEIQFAKKNLKKWSRPHKVKTPLLLMGSKSSICYEPRGVCLIIAPWNYPFQLTLAPLISAIAAGNCAILKPSEFTTHTSRLLKKMMDETFAPEHIKLIEGGPETTTELLKLPFDHIFFTGSTRVGKIIMEAASKHLTSLTLELGGKSPTIVDASANISQAAQKIAWAKFLNAGQTCVAPDYILVQREILPEFKSELFKKIEEFYGKKDDQKKSKHLARVVSTHHTRRLANMIEEAKNSNAEISYGGEVDVDSHYIAPTVLEKVDPHAAVMKEEIFGPLLPLVPFKDIAEAVHYINEREKPLSLYIYSQSKLNIEHILKETSSGGVCVNDSVIHLANPHLPFGGVGHSGMGSSHGFFGFKNFSHEKAILRQSWMGRLLRLIYPPYSDFKLKLMKLMIDLKL; encoded by the coding sequence ATGCTTGAACAAATATTCCTTCATCAAAAACAATTCAGTCTTCAACTGCGCAAAGAGTCTATTAAAATGCGCGTGGAATATTTAAACAAACTTGATGCCGTCATTCGCTCTCATATTCCGGATATCACCAAAGCGCTAAGTCAGGACTTTCAAAAACCTGAAGCCGAAACTTTAATGACTGAAGTTTACCCAACACTTCATGAAATTCAGTTTGCAAAAAAGAACCTAAAAAAATGGTCTCGTCCTCACAAAGTAAAAACACCTTTGCTTTTAATGGGCTCAAAGAGCTCGATTTGTTACGAACCTCGAGGCGTATGCTTGATTATCGCTCCGTGGAACTATCCCTTTCAGCTCACTTTAGCCCCTTTAATTTCCGCTATTGCTGCGGGAAATTGTGCGATATTAAAACCCTCTGAATTTACGACACACACATCCCGTCTTTTAAAAAAGATGATGGATGAAACTTTTGCTCCGGAACATATAAAACTGATTGAAGGCGGCCCGGAAACCACGACCGAGCTTTTAAAACTGCCCTTCGATCACATCTTCTTCACTGGCAGTACGCGTGTGGGGAAAATCATCATGGAAGCGGCCAGTAAACACCTGACAAGTCTGACTCTTGAACTAGGTGGAAAATCCCCGACCATCGTGGATGCTTCGGCCAATATTTCACAAGCCGCACAGAAAATAGCCTGGGCAAAGTTTCTTAACGCCGGACAAACCTGTGTGGCCCCCGACTACATTCTTGTTCAACGTGAAATTCTGCCAGAATTTAAGTCCGAACTTTTTAAAAAGATCGAAGAGTTTTACGGTAAAAAAGACGACCAGAAAAAATCAAAGCATCTGGCCCGTGTCGTATCCACCCATCATACCCGTCGCTTGGCGAATATGATTGAAGAAGCTAAAAACTCCAACGCAGAAATTTCTTATGGCGGAGAGGTCGACGTCGACTCTCACTACATCGCACCCACAGTTTTAGAAAAAGTCGATCCACATGCAGCGGTGATGAAAGAAGAAATCTTCGGACCACTTCTGCCACTGGTGCCATTTAAAGATATCGCCGAAGCAGTTCACTATATAAACGAACGCGAAAAGCCTTTATCTCTTTATATTTATTCTCAAAGCAAACTTAATATTGAGCATATCTTAAAAGAGACTTCATCAGGCGGCGTTTGCGTGAATGATTCCGTTATTCATCTGGCCAATCCTCACCTCCCCTTCGGTGGTGTCGGTCACAGTGGCATGGGAAGCTCGCATGGATTCTTTGGCTTTAAAAACTTCTCGCATGAAAAAGCGATCTTACGTCAGTCGTGGATGGGACGGCTGTTGCGCCTGATTTACCCACCCTATTCTGATTTTAAGTTGAAACTTATGAAGTTGATGATCGACCTGAAACTTTAA
- a CDS encoding gamma-glutamyl-gamma-aminobutyrate hydrolase family protein (Members of this family of hydrolases with an active site Cys residue belong to MEROPS family C26.), whose translation MKRLFLFLVLIFQGASAAAAENLRLFEWHVSEAMAPLILPVRQSETPEQAAQRYLNNLGKNPELMELFEGRLPALPMSGFKKLSQDDRENRALLIANLPKDYTRNSLRVQNFKRIFQQSRQASYILPINANLGLSQEETRELFKQIAEKFPLMVAMGGDDVDTHLYKKENFHSRNTIPARDQFEVALIKSYVAQEKGFLLGVCRGSQITSVALGYQLIQDIPFHIGDKVAHGNDWHPIEVVETKYNLLKPFADRNMKMTVNSLHHQSVIFKEGGMLQIAARSHDGITEATEFKNGRGMLLQFHPELMNNELGSKILWTLVQQKNRVMPARCSKIF comes from the coding sequence ATGAAGCGCCTTTTTCTTTTCTTAGTACTGATTTTTCAAGGAGCTTCTGCTGCCGCAGCGGAAAATCTGCGTCTTTTTGAATGGCATGTCAGCGAAGCCATGGCGCCGCTGATTTTACCAGTCAGACAATCAGAAACTCCCGAGCAAGCAGCACAACGCTATTTGAATAACTTAGGAAAAAATCCGGAACTCATGGAGCTCTTTGAGGGACGGCTGCCCGCTCTTCCTATGAGCGGCTTTAAAAAACTGTCCCAGGATGATCGCGAAAATCGCGCTCTTCTTATTGCCAATCTTCCTAAAGACTACACACGCAATTCTTTGCGTGTGCAAAATTTCAAACGCATTTTCCAACAATCCCGACAAGCCTCTTACATTCTTCCCATCAATGCCAACCTTGGCTTGAGCCAGGAAGAGACTCGCGAACTCTTTAAACAGATCGCCGAAAAGTTTCCCCTGATGGTGGCGATGGGAGGAGACGATGTCGATACACACCTTTATAAAAAAGAGAATTTTCATTCGCGCAACACCATCCCGGCTCGTGATCAATTCGAAGTGGCTCTTATAAAGTCTTATGTTGCACAAGAAAAAGGGTTTCTTTTAGGAGTGTGCCGTGGATCACAGATCACTTCGGTCGCTCTAGGTTATCAACTTATCCAAGATATCCCTTTTCACATCGGCGACAAAGTCGCCCATGGCAATGACTGGCATCCTATTGAAGTCGTAGAAACTAAATACAACCTTTTAAAACCATTTGCTGACAGAAATATGAAAATGACCGTCAACTCCCTTCATCATCAATCTGTGATCTTTAAAGAGGGCGGAATGCTTCAGATCGCGGCAAGAAGCCACGACGGCATCACGGAAGCGACTGAGTTTAAAAATGGCCGTGGAATGCTTTTACAGTTTCACCCCGAACTGATGAATAACGAACTTGGCTCTAAGATCCTTTGGACGCTCGTGCAACAAAAGAACCGCGTGATGCCCGCTCGTTGCTCAAAGATTTTCTAA
- a CDS encoding outer membrane beta-barrel protein yields MKTKMFVAAATFVIGFSSIASAKQSFKSMRNNQGTTGYSRMESTEMKSSFVHLEPVIGYTSSTFGGVEAKNGAELETIGGMQAGLGLRLGRSQLQFETGVYYSERGAKLSNLNYSESILAPGKASIEYKFKYLEAPLYVRYAFQAPESTHFFVKGGGVVALLQEAKGTASGALTGSIDMKDSVQETDFRAGVGVGGVLRINNMFSVLIQGDYQLGLNKVNKESADGIEIKNSSLALSTGLVFDI; encoded by the coding sequence ATGAAAACAAAGATGTTTGTTGCTGCTGCTACCTTCGTTATAGGTTTTTCATCAATCGCTTCTGCAAAACAATCCTTTAAAAGCATGCGCAACAATCAAGGAACCACTGGTTACTCCAGAATGGAATCCACAGAAATGAAATCTTCCTTCGTTCATTTGGAACCCGTCATTGGCTATACCTCATCTACGTTCGGAGGCGTCGAGGCAAAAAATGGTGCGGAGCTAGAAACAATCGGCGGTATGCAAGCTGGTTTAGGCTTGCGCCTAGGACGATCTCAACTGCAATTTGAAACCGGCGTTTATTATTCAGAACGCGGAGCTAAACTTTCTAATCTCAATTACTCGGAGAGTATCCTGGCACCGGGCAAAGCCAGCATTGAATACAAATTTAAATACTTGGAAGCTCCGCTCTATGTTCGTTATGCCTTCCAAGCTCCCGAATCCACACATTTCTTTGTAAAAGGCGGCGGCGTTGTAGCACTTTTGCAAGAAGCCAAAGGAACTGCCTCTGGAGCTCTTACGGGCAGTATCGACATGAAAGATTCCGTCCAGGAAACTGACTTCCGCGCAGGCGTCGGTGTCGGCGGAGTCCTTCGCATCAACAATATGTTTTCAGTCCTAATTCAAGGCGACTACCAATTGGGCTTAAATAAAGTGAATAAAGAAAGCGCTGACGGGATTGAAATCAAGAATAGTTCTTTAGCACTTTCCACAGGTCTTGTCTTCGATATCTAA
- a CDS encoding CoA-binding protein: MRPIQIVRQQKTLQSSAAKRDSAPSSSSIKTQKHAKWMTAAFSADYTLFMKEKVAILGASKNPERYSYLALKMLQEYGHTVFPVNPGLNEIEGVPVTASLSDLQGIDTVTLYMNPKNLEPHVDKIIKLKPRRVIFNPGTESREIETALQNAGIETLEACTLVMLRTNQFEK, translated from the coding sequence ATGCGGCCGATACAGATCGTGCGACAGCAAAAGACGTTGCAAAGCTCTGCTGCCAAGCGGGACTCTGCCCCGTCATCTTCATCAATAAAAACGCAAAAGCACGCTAAATGGATGACGGCGGCATTTTCCGCAGATTATACTTTATTTATGAAAGAAAAAGTCGCCATCCTTGGAGCCAGTAAAAATCCCGAACGCTATTCCTATCTTGCTCTAAAAATGCTGCAAGAATATGGGCACACAGTTTTTCCGGTAAATCCCGGATTGAATGAGATTGAAGGTGTTCCTGTCACTGCGTCACTCAGTGATCTTCAAGGCATCGATACCGTGACTCTTTACATGAATCCCAAAAATCTTGAACCGCATGTCGACAAGATTATTAAGCTAAAACCTCGTCGCGTGATCTTCAATCCCGGCACTGAATCGCGAGAAATTGAAACAGCATTACAGAATGCGGGTATTGAAACATTAGAAGCCTGCACACTCGTGATGTTGCGAACCAATCAATTTGAAAAATAG
- a CDS encoding sensor histidine kinase: protein MNRKALIKMSLYGVLLAVILSLASLLFLNRITAIQASRFRDDFLTFYASSLERKIQNLSVEQIRNSKKILQEERGFGPPPFGPPRGAPPLLREGQPMPPPPDFASRPMMPPPPPGGFHPRMHEGPPSRNASPEMWLITATGDILSAKENAKWDLNWQQVPRPTGNKKLVSKEDFFRLKPSISVIKLNAEVPLYLVVRDSKPMAFGRLLATQAILTSAMIVIALVIALAALFFYLHKKSKEARSVLRRLEEGDLKARFEIKRFDEFGELMLDFNRMAEEIEMLVGRIHSTEKKRKELLQELGHDLRTPLASLKTNFETLELHHEKLSNDDKTNLFGVLNSEVDYLKDLIEKLMTIAALDEPHYKTTTVHVDLQELLTQEIKARQNAAGNGLTWMFNGNLEVPDRIVLGDTHLILRLVRNGLDNAARYAETKVVVDLKQEAGKIQIQISDDGPGFDSESLKNFGVRKEFQGRKIGKDGHISLGLGAVIMRTIAELHNGNIRISNLRTTNKNEGALLNIELPLAP, encoded by the coding sequence ATGAATCGCAAAGCTCTAATAAAAATGTCTCTTTATGGTGTGTTGTTAGCTGTCATTCTCAGTCTTGCGTCGTTGCTTTTTCTTAATCGCATCACCGCCATTCAGGCTTCGCGATTTCGCGATGACTTTCTGACTTTCTATGCGTCTTCGCTAGAACGGAAAATTCAAAACTTATCCGTTGAACAAATCCGAAACTCCAAAAAAATTTTGCAAGAAGAAAGAGGCTTTGGTCCACCACCGTTCGGTCCTCCAAGGGGAGCACCACCACTTTTGCGCGAGGGCCAACCAATGCCTCCACCGCCTGATTTTGCTAGCCGTCCGATGATGCCGCCGCCACCGCCGGGAGGATTTCATCCACGAATGCACGAGGGACCGCCTTCTCGCAATGCCAGCCCTGAGATGTGGCTTATCACCGCTACCGGGGACATTCTTTCAGCAAAGGAAAATGCAAAATGGGATCTCAATTGGCAACAGGTGCCCCGCCCCACAGGCAATAAAAAATTAGTCAGCAAAGAGGATTTTTTTCGTCTAAAGCCTTCAATTTCGGTGATTAAACTTAATGCCGAAGTTCCTTTGTATCTTGTCGTGCGCGACAGCAAACCCATGGCCTTTGGGCGCTTGCTTGCCACACAAGCTATTCTGACTTCGGCAATGATCGTGATTGCTTTAGTCATCGCTTTAGCGGCGCTGTTCTTTTATTTGCATAAAAAATCCAAGGAAGCGCGTTCGGTTCTGCGCCGCTTAGAAGAGGGCGACTTAAAGGCCCGCTTTGAGATCAAGCGCTTTGATGAGTTCGGAGAGCTGATGCTTGATTTCAATCGCATGGCTGAAGAAATTGAAATGCTGGTTGGCCGTATTCACTCCACAGAGAAAAAACGCAAAGAACTTTTACAAGAACTTGGTCATGACTTACGAACGCCCTTGGCAAGCCTTAAAACCAATTTTGAAACTTTGGAACTTCACCATGAGAAACTGAGTAACGATGATAAGACCAATCTTTTCGGAGTTCTTAATAGTGAAGTTGATTATCTGAAAGACCTTATCGAAAAACTAATGACGATTGCCGCTTTGGATGAACCTCACTACAAAACAACGACTGTTCACGTCGACTTGCAAGAGCTTCTTACTCAAGAAATCAAAGCGCGACAAAACGCTGCTGGCAACGGCTTAACTTGGATGTTTAATGGAAACTTAGAAGTGCCCGACAGAATCGTTCTTGGCGATACTCACCTTATTCTCCGCTTAGTCCGCAACGGGCTCGACAATGCTGCTCGTTACGCAGAAACAAAAGTGGTCGTCGACTTAAAACAAGAAGCAGGAAAAATTCAAATACAAATATCAGATGATGGACCTGGATTTGACTCTGAATCGTTGAAAAACTTCGGCGTGCGCAAAGAGTTTCAAGGAAGAAAGATCGGCAAAGATGGACATATTTCCTTAGGCCTTGGAGCCGTAATCATGCGGACAATTGCAGAACTGCACAATGGAAATATCAGAATATCGAATCTCAGAACCACGAATAAAAACGAAGGGGCCTTGTTAAATATCGAACTGCCTTTAGCTCCTTAA
- a CDS encoding pirin family protein: MIQVRRSNERGQAHHGWLNSNHTFSFAEYYDEKNMGFSVLRVINEDRIEGGTGFDTHGHRDMEIISYVIEGALEHKDSMGNSTIIKPGEVQRMSAGTGVRHSEYNHLHDQTTHFLQIWIQPQEKSLAPGYEQKTFFGSDLSCSDLVLVASKNGRNGSITINQDVDMYAAKAQDAGEKLLKTYQHRHLWVQVIKGDVQVEGETLQAGDGAGITGVERLKFQWSEGAEFILFDLP, translated from the coding sequence ATGATTCAAGTTAGAAGATCAAACGAACGCGGACAAGCTCACCACGGTTGGCTCAACTCAAACCACACTTTTTCTTTTGCCGAGTATTACGACGAAAAAAACATGGGCTTTAGTGTTCTGCGTGTGATCAACGAAGATCGCATCGAAGGTGGGACAGGTTTTGATACTCACGGGCATCGTGATATGGAAATCATTTCTTATGTGATCGAAGGCGCTTTAGAGCACAAAGATTCCATGGGAAACAGCACCATCATTAAACCCGGCGAAGTGCAACGCATGAGCGCAGGTACAGGAGTTCGTCACTCAGAATACAATCATCTTCACGACCAGACGACGCACTTTTTGCAAATCTGGATTCAGCCTCAAGAAAAAAGTCTGGCACCCGGCTATGAACAAAAGACTTTCTTTGGAAGTGATTTATCCTGCAGTGATCTTGTTTTAGTGGCTTCTAAAAATGGTCGCAACGGGTCCATCACGATCAACCAAGACGTGGATATGTACGCGGCCAAAGCTCAAGACGCGGGAGAAAAACTTCTGAAAACTTATCAACACCGCCATCTGTGGGTGCAAGTGATCAAAGGCGATGTGCAAGTGGAAGGGGAAACTTTGCAAGCGGGCGACGGCGCGGGAATTACCGGAGTTGAACGCTTGAAATTTCAATGGAGCGAAGGCGCAGAGTTTATTCTTTTCGACCTTCCTTAA
- a CDS encoding OsmC family protein: MVKAQRKSDTMVAELKVRNHDFVAGLVEKLGGRDEGPNPHEYVEAALAACTVLTAQMYAARKGIPLESTDVVVKIISEGEETQISRQISYRGDLTQEQRDRLSDILERCPIHNLLESKITISTTVS, encoded by the coding sequence ATGGTTAAAGCACAAAGAAAATCAGACACCATGGTGGCTGAACTCAAAGTAAGGAATCATGACTTCGTAGCGGGACTTGTAGAAAAGCTAGGAGGGCGCGATGAAGGCCCTAATCCTCATGAGTACGTGGAAGCCGCTTTGGCGGCTTGCACGGTTTTAACGGCGCAAATGTATGCGGCTCGTAAAGGGATACCTTTAGAGTCCACAGATGTTGTTGTCAAAATTATCTCTGAGGGCGAGGAAACTCAAATCAGCCGTCAGATCTCTTATCGCGGGGACTTAACACAAGAACAGCGCGATCGCCTTTCTGATATCTTAGAAAGATGTCCCATCCATAACTTGTTAGAAAGTAAGATTACAATCAGCACGACAGTCTCTTAA
- a CDS encoding SDR family oxidoreductase codes for MKQVLVTGASTGIGFDLTKNLCEKGYRVWAGVRRPEVLQSLQSRFPDKLSVLKLDVTSDEDIQNAFEKIRRTINTQDELILVNNAGIAVGGPIEALPLKEWQDLFDVNVFAPIRLTQVFLPLLRETKGRIINVGSISGQISTPFLSPYCSSKFALRSFNDSLRRELLPLGVKVVLFEPGPVRTEIWSKSISHSEDQQKGMSDEMRKVYGPQLEALKQGVLETVKTAIPVEDVTKAMLHAIESKKPERYYLLGKNVKIFALMSRFLPAALIDRMMMQGFRMKRA; via the coding sequence TTGAAACAAGTTTTGGTAACAGGAGCTTCTACGGGGATCGGTTTTGATTTAACGAAAAACCTTTGTGAAAAAGGTTATCGTGTCTGGGCGGGCGTCAGACGTCCTGAAGTTTTACAATCCTTGCAATCTCGTTTTCCGGATAAACTCTCGGTCTTAAAACTTGATGTTACCAGTGATGAAGACATCCAAAACGCTTTTGAAAAAATCCGTCGCACTATCAATACTCAAGATGAATTGATTTTAGTAAACAATGCGGGTATCGCTGTGGGCGGACCGATAGAGGCGCTACCGCTCAAAGAGTGGCAGGATCTTTTTGATGTGAATGTTTTTGCGCCGATTCGTCTGACACAGGTTTTTCTTCCTCTCTTGCGAGAGACCAAAGGACGCATCATCAACGTCGGATCCATCAGCGGTCAAATTTCCACACCTTTCTTGTCGCCTTACTGTTCATCAAAATTTGCACTTCGTTCGTTTAACGATTCCTTAAGACGAGAGCTTTTACCCTTAGGTGTGAAAGTCGTTCTTTTTGAACCGGGTCCCGTGCGCACAGAGATTTGGTCCAAGTCCATTTCGCACAGTGAAGACCAGCAAAAAGGTATGAGTGATGAAATGCGCAAAGTTTATGGACCTCAGTTAGAGGCTTTAAAGCAAGGCGTTTTAGAGACGGTTAAAACGGCGATTCCTGTCGAGGACGTTACAAAGGCGATGCTTCACGCTATCGAAAGCAAAAAACCTGAGCGCTATTACCTTTTAGGGAAAAACGTAAAGATTTTTGCCTTAATGAGTCGTTTTCTACCAGCCGCTTTGATTGATAGAATGATGATGCAAGGTTTTAGAATGAAGCGCGCTTAA
- a CDS encoding Fic family protein, giving the protein MSLWLERLSREFSEAESSQIQAEIFNLKGLQVELESLSTERLQEGLIRMAPYRLKYSGNLRHGRVETWQQANSYIAEKIQTNQAPTWQDILNLNALLTNQVKSEIRTKPVYLGPFEACPPEELTSSLQYFENHILQNKDQLHPLIATALCQYWLVSLHPFEDGNGRTSVVLSDWLLGLHGYLPMSFDTKIDGLIATLSNDRVSATPGNAVIKLITNVQRSYRLVLNDA; this is encoded by the coding sequence ATGAGTCTTTGGCTGGAGCGCCTTTCTCGTGAATTTTCCGAGGCTGAATCCTCACAGATTCAGGCAGAGATATTTAATCTGAAAGGCCTTCAAGTCGAACTGGAATCTCTTTCGACGGAACGTCTTCAAGAGGGGCTTATTCGCATGGCCCCTTACCGACTTAAATATTCTGGAAATCTTCGTCACGGCCGTGTTGAAACCTGGCAGCAAGCCAACTCTTATATCGCCGAAAAAATTCAGACAAATCAGGCTCCGACTTGGCAAGACATCTTAAATCTCAATGCTCTGTTAACGAATCAAGTGAAGTCAGAGATACGCACAAAACCAGTTTATTTGGGACCTTTTGAAGCTTGTCCGCCCGAAGAACTTACGTCGAGTCTTCAGTACTTTGAAAATCACATCCTACAGAACAAAGATCAGTTACATCCGCTGATTGCCACGGCTCTTTGCCAATACTGGCTGGTAAGTCTTCATCCCTTTGAAGATGGAAACGGTCGCACTTCTGTAGTTCTAAGCGATTGGCTTTTAGGATTGCACGGCTATTTACCAATGAGCTTTGATACGAAGATCGATGGCTTAATAGCGACACTGTCTAATGATCGAGTTTCGGCAACACCGGGAAATGCCGTCATCAAACTAATAACGAATGTTCAACGTTCTTATCGACTGGTATTGAACGACGCTTAA